From the Burkholderia ubonensis subsp. mesacidophila genome, the window CGCGTCGAGCGCCCGCACCTGCGGGATCGTCGCGAAGTTGTACGCCGGCGGCGGCGACGTGGTCGCCCATTCCAGCGTGCGGCCGCCCCACGGGTCGCCCGTCGTGTCGCGGTTCTCGGGCAGGTTGCGGTTGCGGATGCTGACCACGAGCTGCAGCAGCTGGCACGCGATGCCGATCGCGACCAGCACGGCGCCGAACGCCGCGACCAGCAGCCACGGATGCCATGCCGGATTGTCGTAGTGGTTCAGGCGGCGCGTCATGCCCATGAAGCCGAGCACGTACAGCGGCACGAACGCGACGTAGAAGCCGACCTGCCAGAACCAGAACGCGGCCTTGCCGAGCTTCTCGTTCAGCTTGAAGCCGAACGCCTTCGGGAACCAGTAGTTGAAGCCCGCGAGATAGCCGAACAGCACGCCGCCGATGATCACGTTGTGGAAGTGCGCGATCAGGAACAGGCTGTTGTGCAGCACGAAGTCCGCGCCGGGAATCGCCATCATCACGCCGGTCATCCCGCCGAGCGTGAACGTGACCATGAAGCCGATCGTCCACAGCACCGGCGTCGTGAATTCGATCCGGCCGCGGTACATCGTAAACAGCCAGTTGAACACCTTCACGCCGGTCGGGATCGCAATGATCATGGTCATGATGCCGAAGAACGCGTTGACGTTCGCGCCCGAACCCATCGTGAAGAAGTGATGCAGCCACACGAGGAACGACAGCACCATGATCGCGCAGGTCGCGTACACCATCGTCTTGTAGCCGAACAGCGGCTTCTTCGCGAACGTCGCGATGACTTCCGAGAAGATCCCGAACGCCGGCAGGATCAGGATGTACACCTCCGGATGCCCCCACGCCCAGATCAGGTTCAGGTACAGCATCGCGTTGCCGCCGGCTTCGTTCGTGAAGAAGTGCATGCCGAAGTAGCGGTCGAGGCCGAGCAGCGCAAGCGTCGCGGTCAGGATCGGGAACGACGCCATGATCAGCACGTTCGTGCACAGCGCGGTCCACGTGAACACCGGCATCTTCATCAGCGACATGCCCGGCGCGCGCATCTTGATGATCGTCACGAAGAAGTTGACGCCCGTCAGCAGCGTGCCGACGCCGGAAATCTGCAGCGCCCACAGGTAGTAGTCGACGCCCACCCCGGGGCTGTACTGCAGTTCCGACAGCGGCGGATACGCGAGCCAGCCCGTCTGCGCGAATTCGCCGATCACGAGCGAGATGTTGATCAGGATCGCGCTGACCGCCGTCATCCAGAAGCTCAGCGAGTTGATGAACGGGAACGCGACGTCGCGCGCGCCGATCTGCAGCGGCACGATCAGGTTCATCAGGCCGACCATGAACACCATCGCCATGAAGAAGATCATGATCACGCCGTGCGCGGTGAAGATCTGGTCATAGTGATGCGGCGGCAGGAAGCCGGGCGCGTTGTACGAGAGCGCGAGCTGCAGGCGCATCATGATCGCGTCGGCGAAGCCGCGCAGCAGCATGATGAATGCGACGATGATGTACATCACGCCGATCTTCTTGTGATCGACCGACGTGAGCCATTCGCTCCACAGCCATTTCCACCGGCCGGTGATCGTCAGTGCGGCGAGAATGCCCAGCACGACGAGCCCCATGAAGGCGCCCGCCCCCATGATGATGGGCTGATCGAACGGGATCGCCGAAAGTGTCAGTTTGCCGAACATGCGTTACCCCTTCGTGCCGCAGGCGGCGTCCTTCAGGTCGAGGACGTGGCCATCGTTGTATTTCGCGATGATGTTATGGAAGAGCTTCGGATCGACCGACGAGAAGTAGCGCACCGGCGCCTTCTCGCTCGGCTGCGCGACCGTGCCGTATGCCGTCATGTCGAGCCGGTCGGACGACGCCTTCACCTTCTGCACCCATGCATCGAACTGCTCGCGCGGCTCGGCGAGCGTGCGGAATTTCATGTCGGAGAAGCCGCGGCCGCTGAAGTTGGCGGACGTGCCCGCGTAATCGCCCGCTTCGTCGGCGATCAGGTGCAGGCGCGTCTGCATGCCGGCCATCGCGTAGACCTGGCCGCCGAGCTGCGGGATGAAGAACGAGTTCATCACCGAGTCCGACGTGATGCGGAAATTCACCGGCGTGCCGACCGGAATCGCGAGCTGGTTGACCGAGGCAATGCCGAGCTCCGGATAGATGAACAGCCACTTCCAGTCGAGCGCGACCACCTCGACGTCGATCGGCTTGACCGACGACTCGAGCGGCTTGTACGGGTCGAGCTCGTGCGTGGTCTTCCACGTGAGGACGCCGAGGAACAGGATGATCAGCGTCGGCACCGTCCAGATCACGACCTCGATCGCGGTCGAGTGCGACCAGTCCGGCGCATACGTCGCGTTGCGGTTCGACGCGCGGTAGCGCCACGCGAAGAACAGCGTCAGCAAAATCACCGGCACGACGACGATCAGCATCGCCCACGTCGACGTCGCGATCAGCGACTTCTCGGCAGCGCCGATGCTGCCTTTCGGATTCAGCACGTCGAGGTTGCAGCCGGACAAACTCAAGGTCACGGCGAGCGGCAGCAGTCTCGACGCGCCTTTCAAAGCCTTTCTTTTCATTACACAGCCTGGTTGTCTATGAATCCATCCACGCCCGATGCGCATTCGATCCACGAAAGTGGCGGCATCTTAAGGCGACTGGATTTGTTGAAAATCAACAAATGCGGCAAATGATCATTGCAAAATTTGCTGTGTGTCAGATTGTCGCGGGGCTGCGACGCATGCGCGCAAGCAGCCCCCGACACATCGGCGCCGCGGCGATCAGTCGTGCACCGACGCCACGAACGACGACTGCGCCGGCGTCGCGCCGTCCCCGTCCGGCACCTTCGATTGGCCGGCCTCGTCGATCAGGCGCGCGACCGTCGGATCGATCGCGTCGGTGAACGGCTTCGGATCGACGCCGACCATCAGCACGATCAGCGCGAGCGACGCGAACACCACGATCTCGCGGCGGTTCAGGTCGACGAGCTGCGCGATGCGCGGGCTCGCGACCTTGCCGAACACGACCCGCTTGAGCATCCACAGCGTGTACGACGCGCTGAGGATCAGCGTCAGCGCCGCGAGCGCGCCGATCCAGAAGTTGAAGCGGATCGCGCCCATGATGATCATGAACTCGCCGACGAACCCCGACGTGCCCGGCAGCCCCACGTTCGCCATCGAGAACAGCAGCGTGAACGTCGCGAAGCGCGGCATCACGTTCGCGACACCGCCGTACTCCGCGATCGCACGGGTGTTCGTGCGGTCGGACAGCACGCTCACGCAGAGCAGCATCGCGCCCGCGACGAAGCCGTACGACACGAGCTGCACGATCGCGCCTTCGACGCCGATCCGGTTGAACAGGAACAGCCCGAGCGTGACGAGCCCCATGTGCGCGACCGTCGAATACGCGAGCAGCTTGCCGAGATCGGTTTGCGCGAGCGCGAGCAGGCTCGCGTAGATGATCGCGAACAGCGACAGCGCGATCACGGCCGGCGCGAAGAAATGGCTCGCGTCCGGCGTGATCGGCAGCGCGAAGCGCAGGAAGCCGTAGCCGCCGAGCTTCAGCATGCCGAGCATCAGCGCGGCGCCGGTCGGGCCATCCGAGTAGACGTCGCGCAACCACGTATGAACCGGCCACATCGGCACCTTGACCGCGAAGGCCGCGAAGAAGCCGAGGAACACCAGCAGCTGCGGCGCGAAGCCGAGCTGCAGCGTGCGCCACACGCTCATGTCGAACGTGTGCGACTTCGCGTACAGGTACAGCATCGCCATCAGCAGCAGCAGCGAGCCCGCGAACGAGATGAAGAAGAACTTCACCGCCGCATGCACGCGGTTTTCGCGGCCCCACGTGCCGATCAGCAGGTAGAGCGGGATCAGCGTCGCTTCGAAGAAGATGAAGAACAGCAGGCCGTCCTGCGCGGCGAACACGCCGACCATCAGTCCCGACAGGATCAGGAACGACGCCAGGTATTGCGCGACGCGCACCGTGACGGACTCCCACGACGCGACGACGATCACGAGCGTCGTGAAGGCGGTCAGCACGACGAGCCATAGCGACGCGCCGTCGATCCCGACGCGCCAGCCCGAACCGAACGCCGCGAGCCAGTCGTGGTGCTCGACGAACTGCATCGCGGCCGAATGCGTGTCGAAGCCCGCGACCAGCGGCACGACGGCCGCGAGCCCGGCGAGCGCGCCGGCAAGCGCGATCAGCCGCGTGCGGCGTGGATGGCGGTCGGAACCGGCGCGCAGCAGGAACGCGCCGAACAGGATCGGAACCCAGATGGCCAGGCTCAGAATGGGGAAAGCTTGCATGTCAGTAAAGCCCTGAGAGTGCCGCGCGCTGGATCGGGGACAGGCGCAACGAAAGGAACGAAATCGACTTGAAAGGTAGATTTCGTGGATCGCCGGTGTCGGGCAAATGTAAAGCGGCATCTCGCGAGAACTTGATGCCGGTCAAGCGCAGCCGGGTTAACCAGCATAAAACGGTTGATTATTTTTTGCAGCGCAGCAAGACGACCGTTTAAAACGCCGTTCCAGATAATTGATTTTAATGATTAATTTTTTTGATCTGGAACGAGTAAATAGCGCACTTCCGACGCATTGCCGCATTTTTTGACGCCATCGGCTGTCGTCGCACGCAAGACGGCTCTGCGGAGCGCGCCCCGAATCTGCACGGCGGCCGACTCGGAATCCTTACAGTATTTATTACATATTTATTTCATTTTGCTGCCGTGCGCGCCCGTCGACGGCTAGCGATTCCGGCAAAGTTCGGCAAGCACCGCCAGGCGCCGGCCCGGTTCCCGGACGAACGGATTCGACTCGTCCCAAGCGTAGCCCGCGAGGATCGAGCAGATCATCCGCCTCACTTCCTGCGCCTTGTGGTCGTAGAAGACGACATCCTGCAGCGCGCCCGAATACCAGTGCTCGACGAACTCGCGAAACACGTCGATGCCCTTGCGCAGCGCGACGTCGTAATCACGATGCCAATCGACCGCCTCGCCGCGCAGCTGGCGCTCGAGCGCGCGCACCGCCAGATGCGACGAACGCAGCGCGATCGTCACGCCCGACGAAAAGATCGGGTCGAGAAACTCGCCGGCATTGCCGAGCAGTGCATAGCCCGGCCCGTGCAGGCGCTCGACGTTCGACGCGTAACCACCGATATGCCGCACCGGCATCACGAACGGCTTGTCGCCGACGAGCAGCGCCAGCGTCGGCTCGGTCCGCAACAGCTCGCGCAGCAGCGGCTCGCGACGCGCTTCGGGGACGTCGAGGAAACTGGCCTCCGCGACGCATCCGACCGACGAGCGCCCATTCGTCAGCGGGATCATCCAGAACCACACGTCGCGCCGCTCCGGGTGCACCGCGATGCAGATCTTGTCGCGATCGGTCGAACCTGCGGGCAGCCGGTCCTCGACGTGCGAGAAGATCGCCGCGCGCGTCGGCATGCGCGTCGGCGCCTCGAGATCCAGCAGGCGCGGCAGCACGCGGCCGAAGCCGCTCGCATCGAGCACGAACGACGCCTGCACGCGATAGTCGCGGCCGGCTTCGTCGACGACGTCGAGCGTCGGCCGGTCGCCGGGCGCGAAGGCACGCACCGTATGGCCGAACCGCACCTCGGCGCCCTGCTGCGCCGCGCAGCGAATCAGCAGGTCGTCGAAGGCCGCGCGCTCGACCTGATACGCGGTGCCCCACCCCGGCGTGAACTTGTCGCGGAAGTCGAACGACGCCATCCGGTCGCGATGCACGAAGTACGCGCCGTTCTTGAACTGGAATCCGGCTTCGATGACCGGCTGCAGCATGCCTGCCTCGTCGAGGTATTGCATGCTCTGCGGCAGCAGGCTTTCGCCGATCGAGAAGCGCGGAAAGTGCTGCCGCTCCAGCACGAGTACCGATCGGCCCGCCTTGCGCAGCAGTCCCGCCGCGACCGCACCGGCAGGCCCCGCGCCGATGATCGCGACGTCGACCTCGACCGGACCGGAGTTCGTTTCATTCATGTTTGCTTGCCCTTTGTTGCTTGCCCTTTGTTGCCCTTTGCGCGTGATTGTTCAGACGGAATCTCCACGCCGCGCCGGCACGATGCCAATTACGATAAGCGACCAATAAACCGAAGAGTCTAACAAGGGCCCCATGCCGTCTTCCCGCCTGCACGCCGCCACCTATGTTTCTGAGACCGCCTTCGGCGTCTGGTGGCTGCGCACGGACACCTGGGAACATCGCGTGCTGCGCGTGGCAGCCAAGGCAAATCGTTCCGGCTGCTGAACGACGGTTCGCGCCCGCCAGGATCGTCGGCATCGCCTGCCCGATCGCCAGCGCGGCGCTCGGGCACGCGGACGCCGTGCTGCTCATCGCCTTGGGCACGACATAAGGCGGCGTCTTGTCGATGCCGCGCTGCGCGCCGATCGCGATCGCGTCGTCATAGGCCGCGATCGAGCCGATGCCTGAGCCGACGATCGCGCCCGCGCGCGGCGCCGCCGACACGTCGTCCAGCGCATTGCCGAGACACGACACGGTGCCGAGCCCCGTGACGACGACGCGTGAGCCGCCCTCCTCCGCGGTCAACTTCGCCGCAACAACACGACGAAGAACAGGCTGCCGAACAACGCGGTCACCACGCCGATCGGCAGATCCTCCGGCGCCGCGAGCGTGCGCGCGGCCACGTCGGCCCACACCAGCAGGATCGCGCCCGTCAGCGCGGCGACGGGCAGCAGCCTCCCATGTTCAGCGCCGACGATGCGCCGGCACAGATGCGGCGTCACCAGCCCGACGAAGCCGATCGCGCCGCTCACCGCGACCATCGCGCCCGTCGCGAACGACGCGATCACGAAGACCTCGCGGCGCATGCGCGCGCTCGGCACGCCGAGCGCCGCCGCCGCGACGTCGCCCGACATCAGCGCGTTGAGTTCGCGGCGGCGCGCATACAGCGCCACGCCGGCCAGCACCGCACACACGGCCGGGACCGGCAACAGGTCCCAGCGCGCGAGGCCGACGCCGCCGAGCATCCAGAACAGCACCGACGCCGTCGCGCGCGGGTCGCC encodes:
- a CDS encoding complex I subunit 4 family protein, which encodes MQAFPILSLAIWVPILFGAFLLRAGSDRHPRRTRLIALAGALAGLAAVVPLVAGFDTHSAAMQFVEHHDWLAAFGSGWRVGIDGASLWLVVLTAFTTLVIVVASWESVTVRVAQYLASFLILSGLMVGVFAAQDGLLFFIFFEATLIPLYLLIGTWGRENRVHAAVKFFFISFAGSLLLLMAMLYLYAKSHTFDMSVWRTLQLGFAPQLLVFLGFFAAFAVKVPMWPVHTWLRDVYSDGPTGAALMLGMLKLGGYGFLRFALPITPDASHFFAPAVIALSLFAIIYASLLALAQTDLGKLLAYSTVAHMGLVTLGLFLFNRIGVEGAIVQLVSYGFVAGAMLLCVSVLSDRTNTRAIAEYGGVANVMPRFATFTLLFSMANVGLPGTSGFVGEFMIIMGAIRFNFWIGALAALTLILSASYTLWMLKRVVFGKVASPRIAQLVDLNRREIVVFASLALIVLMVGVDPKPFTDAIDPTVARLIDEAGQSKVPDGDGATPAQSSFVASVHD
- the cyoA gene encoding ubiquinol oxidase subunit II is translated as MKRKALKGASRLLPLAVTLSLSGCNLDVLNPKGSIGAAEKSLIATSTWAMLIVVVPVILLTLFFAWRYRASNRNATYAPDWSHSTAIEVVIWTVPTLIILFLGVLTWKTTHELDPYKPLESSVKPIDVEVVALDWKWLFIYPELGIASVNQLAIPVGTPVNFRITSDSVMNSFFIPQLGGQVYAMAGMQTRLHLIADEAGDYAGTSANFSGRGFSDMKFRTLAEPREQFDAWVQKVKASSDRLDMTAYGTVAQPSEKAPVRYFSSVDPKLFHNIIAKYNDGHVLDLKDAACGTKG
- a CDS encoding NAD(P)/FAD-dependent oxidoreductase; amino-acid sequence: MNETNSGPVEVDVAIIGAGPAGAVAAGLLRKAGRSVLVLERQHFPRFSIGESLLPQSMQYLDEAGMLQPVIEAGFQFKNGAYFVHRDRMASFDFRDKFTPGWGTAYQVERAAFDDLLIRCAAQQGAEVRFGHTVRAFAPGDRPTLDVVDEAGRDYRVQASFVLDASGFGRVLPRLLDLEAPTRMPTRAAIFSHVEDRLPAGSTDRDKICIAVHPERRDVWFWMIPLTNGRSSVGCVAEASFLDVPEARREPLLRELLRTEPTLALLVGDKPFVMPVRHIGGYASNVERLHGPGYALLGNAGEFLDPIFSSGVTIALRSSHLAVRALERQLRGEAVDWHRDYDVALRKGIDVFREFVEHWYSGALQDVVFYDHKAQEVRRMICSILAGYAWDESNPFVREPGRRLAVLAELCRNR
- the cyoB gene encoding cytochrome o ubiquinol oxidase subunit I, with amino-acid sequence MFGKLTLSAIPFDQPIIMGAGAFMGLVVLGILAALTITGRWKWLWSEWLTSVDHKKIGVMYIIVAFIMLLRGFADAIMMRLQLALSYNAPGFLPPHHYDQIFTAHGVIMIFFMAMVFMVGLMNLIVPLQIGARDVAFPFINSLSFWMTAVSAILINISLVIGEFAQTGWLAYPPLSELQYSPGVGVDYYLWALQISGVGTLLTGVNFFVTIIKMRAPGMSLMKMPVFTWTALCTNVLIMASFPILTATLALLGLDRYFGMHFFTNEAGGNAMLYLNLIWAWGHPEVYILILPAFGIFSEVIATFAKKPLFGYKTMVYATCAIMVLSFLVWLHHFFTMGSGANVNAFFGIMTMIIAIPTGVKVFNWLFTMYRGRIEFTTPVLWTIGFMVTFTLGGMTGVMMAIPGADFVLHNSLFLIAHFHNVIIGGVLFGYLAGFNYWFPKAFGFKLNEKLGKAAFWFWQVGFYVAFVPLYVLGFMGMTRRLNHYDNPAWHPWLLVAAFGAVLVAIGIACQLLQLVVSIRNRNLPENRDTTGDPWGGRTLEWATTSPPPAYNFATIPQVRALDAFADMKARGEGQGKSAAYRDIHMPSNTCAGLVIGVFSLALGFALVWHIWWLAIAGLAGIVATLVIYSSRNNDGYYIPASTVRRIEEPRHAARTTAQRVDDVELETN